From one Dermacentor andersoni chromosome 1, qqDerAnde1_hic_scaffold, whole genome shotgun sequence genomic stretch:
- the LOC140213519 gene encoding uncharacterized protein: MSRLLPFAALLALLGLALAAPAEEVAPPAEVPAEEAKPAPEGQKPVEGRTGFYPGYGVGAYGSGFNRGGSFGLGGYGNTHGQGGFDYNYGGTNRRDYGNVQTYGDREAFGVAQNAGANRRYGQGSFGNAYNNQAHGAGANSYGLGYQAGYLG, encoded by the exons ATGAGCCGCCTG CTGCCCTTCGCTGCCCTCTTGGCCCTCCTGGGTCTAGCCCTGGCTGCCCCGGCCGAGGAAGTTGCTCCACCCGCTGAGGTTCCTGCTGAAGAGGCCAAGCCCGCCCCTGAAGGCCAGAAGCCTGTTGAGGGACGCACGGGCTTCTACCCGGGATATGGCGTTGGGGCCTACGGTTCTGGCTTCAACCGCGGTGGAAGCTTTGGCCTGGGTGGCTACGGAAACACTCATGGGCAGGGTGGCTTTGACTACAATTACGGAGGCACCAACCGCCGCGACTACGGCAACGTGCAGACCTACGGAGATCGCGAGGCCTTCGGTGTGGCCCAGAACGCCGGCGCCAACCGCCGCTACGGGCAGGGCAGCTTCGGAAACGCCTACAACAACCAGGCCCATGGAGCTGGGGCCAATAGCTACGGTTTGGGATACCAGGCAGGCTACCTCGGCTAG